The Nocardia sp. NBC_01329 sequence GGAGACCCTGGACGCGTGGTGGCGGGCAGCCAACTATCTGTCGGTCGGTCAGATCTATCTGATGGGTAATCCGCTGGTGCGCGAACCGCTGGTGCGCGAGCACATCAAACCCCGCCTGCTCGGCCACTTCGGTACCGTACCGGGCCTGAATCTGGTGTGGGTGCACGCGAATCGGCAGATCACAGCACGGGACCTGAACGCGGTGTTCGTCGCCGGGCCCGGGCACGGCGGCCCCGGCCCCAACGCATGCGCGTGGCTGGAGGGCACCTACTCCGAGCTCTACAGCCACGTGCCCCGCGACGGCGAGGGTATGCGGGCGCTGTTCGCCCAGTTCTCCTTTCCCGGAGGTGTGCCCAGTCACTGCGCGCCGGAGACACCCGGGTCTTTCCACGAGGGCGGGGAGCTGGGCTATTCACTGCTGCACGCGTTCGGGGCAGCCCTGGACAATCCGGATCTGACAGTCTTCTGCGTGGTCGGCGACGGTGAGGCCGAAACCGGTCCGCTGGCGGGTAGCTGGCACAGCAACAAGTTCTTGAACCCGGCGCGTGACGGCGCGGTGCTGCCGATTCTCGCGCTCAACGAATACAAGATCGCCAACCCGACCCTGCTGGCCCGCATTCCGGAGACCGAACTCGTCTCGCTGCTGCGCGGTTACGGCTATGAACCGCTGCTCGTGGCCGGGAAAGATCCGGCCCAGGTGCATCAGGATATGGCCGGGGCGATGGACGCCTGCCTCGAACGCATCGCGCAGATCCAGCGCGCCGCCCGGGACGGCTCCGATCCGACGCGGCCGCGGTGGCCGATGATCGTGCTCCGGACGCCGAAGGGCTGGACCGGACCGCCGGTGGTGGACGGAAAGCCGGTGGAGGGCACCTTCCGCGCGCATCAGGTTCCGTTGCCCGCGGTCCGCGACGATGCCGCGCACCGTTCGGTGCTCGAGCAGTGGCTGCATTCCTATCGCCCTGAGGAACTGTTCGACGAAGCGGGCGCGCCGGTCTCGGAGTTGCGGCGGCTGGTACCGGCCGGCACGCGGCGGATGAGCGCGAACCCGGTGGCCAACGGGGGCACGCTGGTCCGCGATCTACGGTTGCCCGATTGGCGTGCGCACGCGGTGGACGTCCCCGAGCCGGGCGGGGCAGTCCACGAGGCGACCCGGGTGCTCGGCGGCTGGTTGCGCGAGGTCACCGTAGCCAATCCCGATAACTTCCTGACCTTCGCGCCCGACGAGCTGGTCAGTAACCGGCTGCAGGACATCCTCGAGGTCACCGGCCGCAACTGGCAGGAGGAGTTCGGCGTCCACGACGAGAAACTGGACCGGGCCGGGCGGGTGATAGAGGTGCTGTCCGAGCATATGTGCCAAGGCCTGCTGGAGGGGTACCTGCTGACCGGCCGCCACGGAGTCTTCACCTGTTACGAGGCCTTCGTCCACATCGTGGACGCCATGTTCAATCAGCACGCGAAATGGCTCGACGCGAGTGCCGCGGTGCCCTGGCGGCAACCGCTGGCCAGCCTGAACTACCTGCTCTCTTCGCATGTGTGGCGGCAGGACCACAACGGGTTCACCCACCAGGATCCCGGTTTCCTCGATGTGGTGCTGAACAAGAAACCGGAGATCGTGCGGGTGTACCTGCCACCGGACGCGAACACCCTGTTGTCGGTATACGACCACTGCCTGCGCTCACGACACTATGTGAACGTGGTGGTGGCCGGTAAACAACCGCAGCCGGATTGGCTGTCCGCCAACGAGGCCGCACTGCACTGTGCCCGGGGAATCGGGATATGGGACTGGGCGGGCCACCGGGACGAACCGGCCACCACACCCGACGCGGTCCTCGCCTGCGCCGGTGACGTACCGACCCTGGAAACCCTTGCCGCCGCGGCCATCCTGCGTGAACATCTGCCGTGGTTGCGGGTGCGGGTGGTGAACGTGGTCGATCTGATGCGGCTGCTGCCGGCCGGAGAACATCCGCACGGGCTCGCGGACAGCGAATTCGACACGCTGTTCACCCGCGACTCCCCGGTGATCTTCGCCTTCCACGGCTATCCGTGGCTGATCCACCGACTCACCTACCGACGCACCAATCACGCCGGGTTGCACGTGCGCGGATACAAGGAGCGGGGCACCACCACCACGCCCTTCGATATGGTCATGTTGAACGACCTCGACCGATACCACCTGGTCATGGACGTCATCGACCGGGTCCCGGCGCTGCGTCAGCAGGCGGCGGGCCTGCGCCAGGAGATGGTGGACGCGCGCCTGCGGGCCCGGACCTGGACCCGGGAGCACGGCGACGACATTCCCGAAGTGGCGAATTGGCGCTGGCCCGGTTAGTCACGCGCCGGCCCACGGCCGGTAGCGAACTGCCTTGCCGCGCCGACCGGGCTCCGTGACGATCACACAGCTCCGCGACGATCACACAGAAGACCACGCCGGAAGCCGGCGCCATTCGGACCGCTCGCCGGAGAAGGCGCGAATTATGCGGTGCGCGACCATCCGTGGCAGCTCACGCTGATCGACCGTTCGGTTGCAGCCGACCCGAGGGCTATGGCCCTTCCCTTTTCCCAATTCTGGGAAATGCATACTCGCTTATTCAAACACTCGTGTACCGTACCGTTAGACAGCGGCACATAGAACTACGGGCCCTCACATAGCGACTCACCGTAGAAGTTCTATCCGCGAGAAATGAAACGGAGCACACCATGACCATCGCTCGTAACCACGGACTCGTGAAGAGAATCGTTGCCGCCGCCGCACTCGCCGGCGCACTCGCCGTGGTCCCCGCCACCCTGGCCCCGCAGCTGGCGGCGGCCGACACCCCCGGCCACAGCCAGCGTGACGACAGCCACCCGGGCAACGGCAGCTACGGCGATACCCACGACTTTCCCAGCGACCCCAGCAACCGCAGCGAGCCGGTACACGCGATCCCGGCCGAGCGCAGCTTCACCTACGACGGTGACCAGGGCGGATACTTCGACGTCTGCGCGTACAAGCCGTACTACTACGCCTGTCGGTGATCGAGACCGCTGAGCATCACCGCCTGTCCGGCAGTCTCGGTCACCGCCGCCGGGTGCGCGGGCGGCCGCCAGCGGTAGTGCGTTCTGCGCCGACCCGTTCGGCGAGGTCGCCGGGAATATGATCGGAAATCTGCCGGCGGGAGGCGATCATCAGCTTCTGCCGGATACTGGCGACCTGCGCGTCCACCGTGCGCACCGAACTGCCCCGCCGCTCGGCGATGGCACTGTTCGGCCAGCCCGCGGCGGCCAGCACCGCGATCTCGCGTTCGGCCGGTGACAACGCATTCCAGCGCGACTCGGCTCGCCCGGCCGGTTCGAATTCACCACCGGCGGCCGAGCTGATCGGGGTCGCCGAGCGCACCGGCCAGTGATTGCGGAGATGCTGCCGGACCTCCTCGCCACCCGGGTGCAACCGGCTACCCCGCTGCTCGGCGGCGGCGAATTCCGCCGGTCCGAGGATGGTCGTGGCGGTTTCGGTGGCGTGCCGTACGCCCGCGGCCACCATCGGAACCCGCTCGATACAGATCCCCATCGTGCGGTGACAGGCCCGGAAAACACCTACCAGCCAGGCCAGTTCCGTCGCACGCGCCCGCGCGGCTGCCGCGGCGCCCAGCGCCGCGGGGTCGACGGCGAGCACATGGGAGAGCACGAGCATGCACACCGCCACCGACCACGAGGTCATCCAGGTGTCGCTGCCCGCTCCATCTCCGAAGACCACCACGCCCGCCGGTTCCAGGGCGGCGGCGGGATCGTCGGAACGGGCCAGCGCCAAGGCCCGCGCGACCCGCGCCCAGTGCGCGGCCGAGGCGGACCCCGAGGCCACCGAACGTTCCAGATGTTGCCGAGTCGTCCGCTCGGCCGCTTCCGGATCGCCGAGCATGGAGGCCGCGAGCGCCGCGAACACCAGTCCACGCTCCACCCCGACCCGATCGCCCTGTGTGGTGAACTTGCGGCCGGCCCGCTCCAGGACCGTGATCGCGCGCGGATCCAGGCGGAACAGCATCAGCTCCAGTCCCCAGATCCATTCCACCGAGGCGGGCAGACCGATATCGGTTTCCGGGGTGGCGCGCCAGGACACCGCACCGATTCCCTCCGGCATACAGCGGGCTACACAGTCGTCGAGCAGGGCCGCTGCCCGATCGGCGTCGCCCTGCCACAGGTAGTACCAGCCCAGCAGGGCGGTGGCCCGGATGTGGTAACCGGCGGCAGCTTCGCTGCGGGTCACATCGAGGGCCGCCGCGGTGAGCCGGGTCAGCGCCCGGCTCCCACCGTTGACGAACGGCACCCACACAGACAGCAGGACCGAGGCCGTCTCCAGTCCGATCAGGGCCTCACCGGGATCGGCGAGGCCGGTTTCGATACCGATCAGGATGTCGTCCCAGGACGCGCGCACCCATTCGAGCCAGGCCTGTTCCTGCGGTCCGTACCACAGTGATCGAGCCTCGACCACCCGATCCCGGTGATAGCGGCGATGCCGGCCGGCGACCCGGACCGCCTCGGTCGGGACATGACGCAGGCGGGCGCCGACGAACAGGCGCACGCTCTCCACGAGATACCAGCGCACACTCGTCTCGGTGCGGAATGTGGCGACCAGAGAGCATTCGGCCAGCCGCTCCAACAACGGCGCCACCCGCTCGGCGGGCAATGCCTCGTCGGAGCAGACCGCGGCGACCGCGGCTGCTTCGACCCCGTTGCGCTGCGGCGCCACCCCGTCGGTTTCATAGCCGGCCGCGAACACCGCCATACGTTGCAGCAGTAATTGTTCGTCGGGTTCGCACAGGTCGAAAGACCAGGCGATCACGTCGTAGACGCCGCGGTGCCGCTGCTCGGTACCCGACCGCGCATTCTGCGACCAATGCATCCGCTGGTCGGCGGCATCGCCGCTGAGTTCGGCCAGCACCATGGCCGGCGGCTGATGCCGTAGGCGCGCGGCCGCGAGCCTGATGAACAGCGGGTTGCGCTCGACCCGGCGGCAGATGCGGCGCACGATCGCCAGCTGGTCCGGATCGTCGCGGATCGGGCGACCGGTCAGTGCGGCGCGGCGGCGGAACAGCTGCAGTGATTCGAACGAGGACAGTGGCGGCACCGTGAGTATGTACTCGTCGGCCCAGCCGATGGGTTCCCGGCTCGTGGCCAGAATCGTCAGCCCGGGTGTGGTCGTGAGCAGGTCGATCACCACCCGGCCCACTGCGGCGAGTACGT is a genomic window containing:
- a CDS encoding phosphoketolase family protein — translated: MGGDGAESVAPEPYVLSTTASGPLDPDELETLDAWWRAANYLSVGQIYLMGNPLVREPLVREHIKPRLLGHFGTVPGLNLVWVHANRQITARDLNAVFVAGPGHGGPGPNACAWLEGTYSELYSHVPRDGEGMRALFAQFSFPGGVPSHCAPETPGSFHEGGELGYSLLHAFGAALDNPDLTVFCVVGDGEAETGPLAGSWHSNKFLNPARDGAVLPILALNEYKIANPTLLARIPETELVSLLRGYGYEPLLVAGKDPAQVHQDMAGAMDACLERIAQIQRAARDGSDPTRPRWPMIVLRTPKGWTGPPVVDGKPVEGTFRAHQVPLPAVRDDAAHRSVLEQWLHSYRPEELFDEAGAPVSELRRLVPAGTRRMSANPVANGGTLVRDLRLPDWRAHAVDVPEPGGAVHEATRVLGGWLREVTVANPDNFLTFAPDELVSNRLQDILEVTGRNWQEEFGVHDEKLDRAGRVIEVLSEHMCQGLLEGYLLTGRHGVFTCYEAFVHIVDAMFNQHAKWLDASAAVPWRQPLASLNYLLSSHVWRQDHNGFTHQDPGFLDVVLNKKPEIVRVYLPPDANTLLSVYDHCLRSRHYVNVVVAGKQPQPDWLSANEAALHCARGIGIWDWAGHRDEPATTPDAVLACAGDVPTLETLAAAAILREHLPWLRVRVVNVVDLMRLLPAGEHPHGLADSEFDTLFTRDSPVIFAFHGYPWLIHRLTYRRTNHAGLHVRGYKERGTTTTPFDMVMLNDLDRYHLVMDVIDRVPALRQQAAGLRQEMVDARLRARTWTREHGDDIPEVANWRWPG
- a CDS encoding ATP-binding protein, coding for MSYPNGAAPPAPVTEFFGRERELAHLHDLLRSGAARLITLVGPGGIGKTRLAAESLRRCDPGRPVYWARLAELERDCGDSAENVLRSVVRTDTRDPVALDVGVGPREGSIAGQAILVLDNCEHVLAAVGRVVIDLLTTTPGLTILATSREPIGWADEYILTVPPLSSFESLQLFRRRAALTGRPIRDDPDQLAIVRRICRRVERNPLFIRLAAARLRHQPPAMVLAELSGDAADQRMHWSQNARSGTEQRHRGVYDVIAWSFDLCEPDEQLLLQRMAVFAAGYETDGVAPQRNGVEAAAVAAVCSDEALPAERVAPLLERLAECSLVATFRTETSVRWYLVESVRLFVGARLRHVPTEAVRVAGRHRRYHRDRVVEARSLWYGPQEQAWLEWVRASWDDILIGIETGLADPGEALIGLETASVLLSVWVPFVNGGSRALTRLTAAALDVTRSEAAAGYHIRATALLGWYYLWQGDADRAAALLDDCVARCMPEGIGAVSWRATPETDIGLPASVEWIWGLELMLFRLDPRAITVLERAGRKFTTQGDRVGVERGLVFAALAASMLGDPEAAERTTRQHLERSVASGSASAAHWARVARALALARSDDPAAALEPAGVVVFGDGAGSDTWMTSWSVAVCMLVLSHVLAVDPAALGAAAAARARATELAWLVGVFRACHRTMGICIERVPMVAAGVRHATETATTILGPAEFAAAEQRGSRLHPGGEEVRQHLRNHWPVRSATPISSAAGGEFEPAGRAESRWNALSPAEREIAVLAAAGWPNSAIAERRGSSVRTVDAQVASIRQKLMIASRRQISDHIPGDLAERVGAERTTAGGRPRTRRR